A segment of the Bradyrhizobium sp. CCBAU 53340 genome:
CGATCCCGCCGGCACCGCCGTGATCGGTGTCGGCCTCGGAGCCACGGCCGTGGCTGCGATGGAGCAGGGGCAGATCGACGCCGCGGTGATGCTCGATCCTTCCGTTACCGTGCTGCAGGGCAGCCACAAGGATCTGCGCATCCTCAGCGATACCCGCACGCAAAAGGACACGCTCGAGACCTTTGGCGGCGAATATCCGGGTGGTGCGCTGTACTCGACCGTGGCCTGGATCAATGGACACGAGAAGGAAACGCAGGCGCTGACGAGCGCAATGCTGGCCACGATCGCCTGGATCCACTCGCATTCGCCCGAGGAGATCATGGCCAAGATGCCGGACGAGATGGTCGGCAAGAACAAGGACCTCTATCTTGCTGCGCTCAAGAACACGATCCCGATGTTCTCAGAGACCGGCAAGATGGATCCAAAGGGGGCGGACGCCGTGCTCGCGGTGTTCAGCCTCGGTTCGCCCGAGGTAGCCAACGCCAAGGTCGACGTCAGCAAGACTTTCACCAACAAGTTCGTCGACCAGGCCAAGAAGACCACGGGGAGCGCCAAATAACTGACGCGAAGGCTCGGTAAATCAGACGTCATGACGTCACCGACCATTCATCGCGTTACGACGCTTGATCTTGCCGTGCGGCCCGTCGTCTGGCCGTTCGCGGAGGAGCGGCGCGCCGAGATCGAGGCGCATTTCGCCGAGCAGCAGCGCGCGCGGCCGAAGATATTCAACGGCCGGGTGCTGCTCGGGCGCGATCCCGTCTTCACCGACGGTCATCTCGCCGCGACCTATTTCGAGACGGACTTTGCGAGTTTCCTGGCTTGGCGCGACTGGGGCTTTCCCGACCCAGACGTGTTCAACGGTTTCGGCATGGGCGCGCTGCGCGCCTCCGACGGGGCTTTCGTGATGGGCGAGATGGCGCATCACACAGCCAATTCAGGGCGCATCTATTTCCCGTCCGGCACACCCGACCTCGATGACGTCAGGGGCGGCACGCTCGATATTCCCGGCAGCGTCGTCCGCGAGATCGAGGAGGAGACCGGCCTGCGGCCCGCCGATTATGCGGCTGAGGCGGATTGGCACTGTGTTGTCACCGGTCACTCGATTGCAATGATGCAGATCCTCAACCTGGATATGCCGGGGGATGCGGCTCGCTCGCGGATCGAGGCCAATCTGGCTGATCAGGACGAACCAGAGCTTTCGGCCATCCATCTCGTGCGCAGCATGAACGATCTTACGCCGACCATGCCACGGTTCGTCACGGCCTTCGTGGCGCAGCAGTTCGCCGCGCGCTGACGCGCGAGGCTTGACATCGCGCGGCCGAGCCCATGTGATGGGCGAAAAGCAAAAACAAGAACTTGCAATGCACAATCGTCCAGGGAGGTTTAGATGCGCCTGCGCATGGCTGCCCGCTTGGTACGTGGGCTGTTGATCGCGATTGCAGCGATGGGCTTGGTGGCATCGGCCCAAGCTCAAGACAAGAAGATCAAGATCGGCGTGATTTTCGACCTGACCGGCCCGCTCGCGGGTGGCGGCTCCGAGCTCGAATATCTCGGCACCAAGATCATCCTCGACCATTTCATCAAGACCGGCGTCGAGGGCTACAAGGTCG
Coding sequences within it:
- a CDS encoding ABC transporter substrate-binding protein: MKNTIARLAGALLALTLTSGLAAAQSKVTIAVGGGACLCYLPTVLAKQLGEYEKAGLNVDLVDLKGGSDALKAVLGGSADVVSGYFDHCVNLAAKKQELQAFVVYDRYPGLVLVVAPSHTGDIKSIKDLAGKKVGVSAPGSSTDFFLKYLLKKNGLDPAGTAVIGVGLGATAVAAMEQGQIDAAVMLDPSVTVLQGSHKDLRILSDTRTQKDTLETFGGEYPGGALYSTVAWINGHEKETQALTSAMLATIAWIHSHSPEEIMAKMPDEMVGKNKDLYLAALKNTIPMFSETGKMDPKGADAVLAVFSLGSPEVANAKVDVSKTFTNKFVDQAKKTTGSAK
- a CDS encoding NUDIX hydrolase, with translation MTSPTIHRVTTLDLAVRPVVWPFAEERRAEIEAHFAEQQRARPKIFNGRVLLGRDPVFTDGHLAATYFETDFASFLAWRDWGFPDPDVFNGFGMGALRASDGAFVMGEMAHHTANSGRIYFPSGTPDLDDVRGGTLDIPGSVVREIEEETGLRPADYAAEADWHCVVTGHSIAMMQILNLDMPGDAARSRIEANLADQDEPELSAIHLVRSMNDLTPTMPRFVTAFVAQQFAAR